A genomic stretch from Arachis stenosperma cultivar V10309 chromosome 3, arast.V10309.gnm1.PFL2, whole genome shotgun sequence includes:
- the LOC130966857 gene encoding uncharacterized protein LOC130966857 — MQELRHRVQNLKWELASRKRYQPALSQHRSWSPLRRETRGRSFRRDHSKDTPIPGSDPESQGKSREAPRRWQNPIIYTRPSARHIEEENREDSREIMGATPFHHSILKVQLPKHFDKPTDMRYDGIQDPQEYLTAFEARMNLEGVGDEVRCRAIPVTLARTAIRWFNALLQGSVTTFADITRAFLAQFIMRIAKAKNPINLLGLTQRSEKPTRKYLDRFNDECLEIDGLTDLVEAPYHQACVNDAKIQNVAREYINEEEVSQVVAANKRQPTYKPARQPSNGERPKDHSKDGGPAKAFKPFPQVGKFTNYTPLTAPIVEVDQQIADKGILSKPRQLKDRTGGNKNLYCDYHKGFGHKTPNCFELKDAL; from the exons ATGCAGGAGCTACGCCACAGGGTGCAGAACCTGAAATGGGAGCTAGCAAGCAGAAAGCGCTACCAGCCAGCCCTGAGTCAACATCGGTCCTGGTCCCCCCTAAGGAGGGAAACCAGGGGAAGAAGTTTCAGGAGAGACCACTCCAAGGACACACCGATCCCCGGGTCTGACCCAGAAAGCCAAGGGAAAAGCAGAGAGGCACCGAGGAGATGGCAAAACCCTATAATTTACACCCGACCTTCAGCGAGACACATTGAGGAGGAAAATCGAGAGGACAGCAGAGAGATCATGGGGGCAACCCCTTTCCACCACTCTATTCTCAAGGTCCAGCTTCCGAAGCATTTTGATAAGCCGACGGACATGAGATATGATGGCATCCAAGATCCTCAAGAATATCTAACGGCCTTTGAGGCCAGGATGAATCTGGAAGGCGTGGGTGATGAAGTGAGATGTCGCGCCATCCCCGTGACCTTAGCGAGGACGGCAATCCGCTGGTTCAACGCTCTCCTCCAAGGCTCCGTGACAACTTTTGCAGACATAACCCGCGCCTTCCTAGCTCAGTTTATCATGCGTATTGCTAAAGCTAAGAACCCGATCAACTTGTTGGGGTTGACGCAGAGAAGTGAAAAACCGACCAGGAAGTACCTGGATAGGTTCAATGATGAATGCTTGGAGATTGACGGCCTGACTGATTTAGTG GAAGCACCTTACCACCAAGCCTGTGTGAACGATGCAAAAATCCAAAATGTGGCCAGGGAGTATATCAACGAGGAGGAGGTCAGCCAAGTCGTGGCAGCCAACAAGCGGCAGCCCACCTATAAACCTGCTCGTCAGCCCAGTAACGGGGAAAGGCCCAAAGATCACTCCAAGGATGGAGGGCCAGCTAAAGCCTTCAAGCCATTCCCCCAGGTAGGGAAGTTTACTAACTACACTCCCCTGACAGCCCCGATCGTCGAAGTGGACCAGCAGATAGCCGACAAAGGCATCCTATCGAAGCCCCGACAACTCAAGGATAGAACTGGGGGGAACAAAAACCTCTATTGCGACTACCACAAGGGCTTCGGCCACAAGACTCCAAATTGTTTCGAATTGAAGGATGCTCTGTAG